A DNA window from Bacteroides cellulosilyticus contains the following coding sequences:
- a CDS encoding TolC family protein translates to MEMKRTILSFSFVLAAMLAHAQLTLEGCQHSAQTNYPLVRQYGLIEKAREYNLENAGKGYLPQFTLSGKATYQSDVTKLPVDVPGIDIKSMPKDQYQVMLEVSQNIWDGGDIRSKKQLTRATSEIDRGKQEVDMYALNDRVNQLYFGILLLDEQLRQNQLLQEDLGRTHQQVSNYMANGIANQSDLDAVSVEILNTKQKRIELESSRQAYLTMLSIFIGKEIASGTTLEKPADAFESTSLVNNRPELRWFDAQGGQLNVQESSLKTRFRPRFGLFVQGAYGNPGLNMLKDDFSAYYVAGVRMSWNFGSLYTLRNDRRLIDNNRRKLETSRDVFLFNTNLQSTGQSSAIQSMRRQMVDDDEIIRLRVNIRKAAEAKVENGTLTVTDMLREITAENLARQTKALHEVQLLMNIWNLKYTLNN, encoded by the coding sequence ATGGAAATGAAACGAACTATTCTCTCTTTTTCTTTTGTTCTTGCGGCAATGCTGGCACATGCGCAGCTCACGCTGGAGGGATGCCAACACTCGGCACAGACCAATTATCCGCTGGTACGGCAATACGGTCTGATAGAGAAAGCCCGGGAGTATAACCTGGAGAATGCCGGAAAAGGTTATCTGCCACAATTCACCCTTTCGGGAAAAGCAACCTATCAGAGTGATGTCACAAAGCTGCCGGTGGACGTTCCGGGAATCGATATAAAAAGTATGCCCAAAGATCAGTATCAGGTGATGCTTGAAGTGTCGCAGAACATCTGGGACGGTGGAGATATCCGTTCCAAAAAGCAACTGACCCGGGCTACTTCGGAGATAGACCGCGGGAAGCAGGAAGTGGATATGTATGCGCTGAATGATCGTGTGAATCAGCTATACTTCGGTATCCTGTTGCTGGACGAACAGTTAAGGCAGAATCAGCTTTTGCAGGAAGACTTGGGACGCACTCATCAGCAAGTATCCAACTATATGGCAAATGGCATTGCCAATCAGAGTGATCTGGATGCCGTAAGCGTGGAGATATTGAACACGAAGCAGAAACGCATTGAACTGGAATCTTCGCGACAGGCCTATCTGACTATGCTCTCTATCTTTATAGGAAAAGAAATTGCTTCCGGAACCACATTGGAGAAGCCTGCCGATGCTTTTGAATCCACTTCATTGGTGAACAACCGTCCGGAACTTCGCTGGTTCGATGCCCAAGGCGGGCAATTGAACGTACAGGAATCTTCATTAAAGACGCGCTTCCGTCCCCGCTTCGGGCTGTTCGTGCAGGGAGCTTACGGAAATCCGGGATTGAATATGTTGAAAGATGATTTCTCCGCATACTATGTAGCGGGCGTCCGTATGTCGTGGAACTTCGGTAGCCTGTACACGTTGCGCAATGATCGCAGGCTGATAGATAACAACCGCCGTAAGCTGGAGACCAGCCGCGATGTGTTCCTGTTCAATACCAACTTGCAATCTACCGGGCAGAGCTCGGCCATTCAGTCCATGCGCCGGCAGATGGTGGATGATGATGAGATTATCCGTTTGCGTGTCAACATTCGCAAGGCCGCCGAGGCTAAAGTGGAGAACGGTACGCTGACCGTAACTGATATGCTTCGTGAAATTACAGCCGAGAATCTGGCGCGCCAAACCAAGGCTTTGCATGAGGTGCAGTTACTGATGAACATCTGGAACCTGAAATATACATTGAATAATTAA